The following proteins are co-located in the uncultured Draconibacterium sp. genome:
- the argF gene encoding ornithine carbamoyltransferase, whose protein sequence is MAFNLKNRNFLKLLDFSTKEINFLLELAESLKKAKYAGTEQAQLTGKNIALIFEKASTRTRCAFEVAAYDQGAKVTYLGPSGSQIGQKESMKDTARVLGRMYDGIEYRGFGQDIVEELGKYAGVPVWNGLTNEFHPTQILADFLTMKEHSNKPLSEIKFCYLGDARNNMGNSLMVGAAKLGMDFRAAAPAECQPANDLQNQCREIAAQNGGKILITDNVEEAVKNCDFLYTDVWVSMGEPDEVWAERIKQLLPYQVNQKTMNLTGNPDVKFLHCLPAFHNRETKVGEEIFKKFGIEAMEVSEDVFESEASIVFDEAENRMHTIKAVMVATLA, encoded by the coding sequence ATGGCATTCAATTTAAAAAACAGGAACTTTCTAAAACTCCTCGATTTCTCAACAAAAGAAATTAACTTTTTATTGGAACTGGCAGAATCGTTGAAAAAAGCAAAATATGCGGGTACCGAACAAGCTCAATTAACAGGTAAAAACATTGCCTTGATCTTCGAAAAAGCATCAACACGCACGCGTTGCGCATTTGAAGTGGCAGCGTATGACCAGGGAGCTAAAGTTACCTATCTTGGGCCTTCAGGTTCCCAAATCGGACAAAAGGAGTCGATGAAAGACACGGCCCGTGTTTTAGGCCGAATGTATGACGGGATTGAATACCGTGGTTTTGGACAAGACATTGTTGAAGAATTGGGTAAATATGCAGGTGTACCGGTGTGGAATGGTTTAACCAACGAATTTCATCCCACACAGATTTTAGCCGATTTTTTAACCATGAAAGAACATTCGAACAAGCCACTTTCAGAAATTAAATTTTGCTATCTGGGCGATGCCCGCAACAACATGGGAAATTCGTTAATGGTTGGAGCAGCCAAACTGGGAATGGATTTTAGGGCCGCAGCACCGGCAGAATGCCAACCTGCAAACGATTTGCAAAACCAGTGCCGCGAAATTGCGGCTCAAAACGGAGGCAAAATTTTAATAACTGACAATGTTGAAGAAGCTGTTAAGAACTGCGACTTTTTATATACCGATGTGTGGGTTTCGATGGGCGAACCAGACGAAGTTTGGGCCGAACGAATAAAACAATTACTCCCCTACCAGGTAAATCAAAAAACAATGAATCTTACCGGAAATCCAGACGTTAAATTTCTTCATTGTCTGCCCGCCTTCCACAACCGCGAAACAAAAGTTGGTGAAGAAATTTTCAAAAAATTTGGAATTGAAGCCATGGAAGTTTCGGAGGATGTATTTGAAAGCGAAGCTTCCATTGTTTTCGACGAAGCAGAAAACCGAATGCACACCATTAAAGCTGTTATGGTTGCTACACTGGCCTAG
- a CDS encoding two-component regulator propeller domain-containing protein: MRTGVEKRLVWFFVVVLSLMLKSVSNGAVTSEISFDIFSQEDGLPNNQIQCIFQDSKGWMWIGTSQGLSRFDGYNFVNFTPNPGDSASLKGNLVRVIKEDLNGNLLVGTESGGLNIFDRDKEKFYHPFFNHPEYQNNSISVNDIQQDENGTIWMGTDFNVLMLDTLGNITVLNPISSNPDLKFEGNFVRELQFDNAGNLWIGTNTGVYIYNPKNNILDSFTLPFQKNQNKEIWELYMDDEGLMWIGTYSAGLFLVSPLDYSVKKLKLEPEVERSETVKTISKGFFGEYWIGTRGGFYKYKKGEGITGYFRHNENDPRSLSNTSVLSIFHDARGETWIGTRGGLNLLAKRKQVFHNYSALPGENNYLNSSIVYAFWIDEKDNIWIGTEDGGINIYDPKSGTYQYLMYEENNKNTISKNCIKAFLDDGKGNLWVGSFLGGIDIINLKTKQIKHFQHNPDDPNSLSDNRVWDIAMDNDGEIWVASASGIDKFDSETNTFRHQKKINGSVGVSWLEFDSQNNLWAGSMDDVVVFNKNKQTTKRFPEHSRTMFEDSKNRIWIATNDKGIALYSPFTGPISYYNESDGLANNHALCILEDDDNYLWISTNNGLSKLDIENNYFQNFTNKDGLSNNQFCYGAAYKTKSGDLLFGSISGFNRFNPSEIISVDNDVPLVFTDFKILYKSVEIGNDKKSVLQKSISETDHLILNYDQNIFTLEFAALNYVNSNKNMYTYRLEGFSEEWNDPSINRSATYTNLNPGDYVLHVKRVVPGNPEGGKELQLYITVLPPFWKTKWFLTLLILFIIGLIYTLVHFFINREKIKSQLVVERLNARKLHELDMLKLKFFTNISHEIRTPLTLILGPLNKLLKNEASPAEVKENLQLMHRNANNLDRLINQLLDFRKLQTGNLKLNLTEADIVRFIETLVHSFNDFADEKQIQLKFTTLKKKLTAVFDHDKIEKIINNLLSNAFKFTAPGGSVSVTLSLVFNSEDDDFHNTSKDKQFIEITVKDTGRGIPPQNIKKIFNRFFQSDEEDGNSGAGIGLALVKELVKLHKGEIFVSSKTGMGTKFTIRIPYLATIQHKTTETASLPKGIDADYIDLEKQLEESSEIPGEKIMLVVDDNPDVRQFISSHFNSSYKIIEAKNGDEGWELALKAIPDIVISDILMPVSNGYELCKRIKNDERTSHIPVLLLTAMHSKENEIKGLTTGADDYITKPFDLSVLQVKVENVLSIRESLKQKYTGTVVLEPKNVVITSHDEKFLQRAIEIVEENISDSELDIENFSVKVGVSRMQLYRKLHALTDMTVKEFIRHIRLKRASQLLSQNKMNISEVAYEVGFKDLSHFRKCFKREFGMSASEYISQEKKEK; the protein is encoded by the coding sequence ATGAGAACAGGTGTAGAAAAGAGATTGGTGTGGTTTTTTGTAGTGGTATTGTCACTGATGCTTAAATCGGTTTCGAATGGTGCTGTGACTTCCGAAATCAGTTTCGATATTTTTTCTCAGGAAGACGGATTGCCCAATAATCAAATTCAGTGCATTTTTCAGGATTCGAAAGGCTGGATGTGGATTGGCACCAGCCAGGGATTAAGTCGTTTTGATGGTTACAACTTTGTAAACTTCACTCCAAATCCAGGCGACAGTGCGAGTTTAAAAGGCAACCTGGTACGTGTTATTAAAGAAGATTTAAACGGAAATTTATTAGTGGGTACCGAAAGCGGCGGACTCAATATTTTCGACAGAGATAAAGAAAAATTCTATCATCCATTTTTCAACCACCCTGAATACCAAAACAACAGTATTTCAGTAAACGACATTCAACAAGATGAAAACGGAACCATTTGGATGGGGACCGATTTTAACGTTTTAATGCTTGATACCTTAGGAAATATTACAGTACTTAATCCGATTAGTTCAAATCCGGATTTAAAATTTGAAGGGAATTTTGTTCGGGAATTGCAATTCGACAATGCAGGGAACCTTTGGATAGGGACAAATACCGGAGTCTACATTTACAATCCCAAAAACAATATACTGGATTCATTTACTCTTCCATTTCAAAAAAATCAAAATAAAGAAATTTGGGAACTTTATATGGATGATGAAGGTTTGATGTGGATTGGAACCTATTCGGCTGGATTATTTTTAGTGAGCCCGCTGGATTATTCAGTAAAAAAATTAAAGCTCGAACCTGAAGTTGAACGTTCGGAAACAGTAAAAACCATTTCGAAAGGTTTTTTTGGTGAATATTGGATCGGAACCCGCGGTGGCTTCTACAAATACAAAAAAGGGGAAGGAATTACCGGCTATTTCAGACACAACGAAAACGATCCGAGAAGTTTATCAAACACTTCCGTACTTTCCATTTTTCATGATGCACGCGGCGAAACCTGGATTGGTACGCGCGGTGGTTTAAATTTACTGGCAAAAAGAAAACAGGTTTTTCACAACTACAGCGCCCTGCCTGGCGAAAACAACTATTTAAACAGCAGCATTGTTTATGCATTCTGGATTGACGAAAAAGACAATATCTGGATTGGAACAGAAGACGGAGGCATAAATATTTACGATCCAAAATCGGGTACCTACCAATATTTAATGTATGAGGAGAACAATAAAAATACCATTTCAAAGAATTGTATTAAAGCCTTTCTCGATGATGGCAAAGGAAATTTATGGGTGGGTTCTTTTTTAGGTGGTATCGATATTATTAACCTGAAAACAAAACAAATAAAACATTTCCAGCACAATCCCGACGATCCGAATAGTTTATCAGACAATCGTGTGTGGGACATAGCAATGGACAATGATGGTGAAATTTGGGTTGCAAGTGCCTCGGGTATTGATAAATTTGATTCAGAAACAAATACATTCAGGCACCAGAAAAAAATCAACGGTTCGGTAGGAGTTTCGTGGCTGGAATTTGATTCGCAAAACAATCTTTGGGCAGGAAGTATGGATGATGTGGTCGTTTTCAATAAAAATAAACAAACCACCAAACGATTCCCTGAGCATTCCCGAACCATGTTTGAAGATTCTAAAAACAGGATATGGATTGCAACCAACGATAAGGGAATAGCTTTATATTCGCCATTTACCGGTCCGATAAGCTACTACAACGAAAGCGATGGACTGGCAAACAATCACGCACTATGTATTTTAGAAGACGACGATAATTACCTATGGATCAGCACAAACAACGGTTTATCGAAACTAGACATTGAGAACAATTACTTTCAAAATTTTACAAACAAAGATGGATTAAGCAACAATCAGTTTTGTTATGGAGCTGCCTACAAAACAAAATCCGGCGACTTGCTTTTTGGATCCATATCCGGATTTAATCGATTTAATCCGTCCGAGATTATCTCTGTCGACAACGACGTACCTCTTGTTTTTACTGATTTCAAAATTCTGTACAAATCGGTTGAAATTGGAAATGATAAAAAATCGGTACTTCAAAAAAGTATTTCAGAAACCGATCACCTGATACTCAATTACGATCAGAATATTTTCACCCTCGAATTTGCTGCATTAAACTATGTAAACAGCAATAAAAACATGTACACTTATCGATTGGAAGGATTTAGCGAAGAATGGAACGATCCCAGCATCAACCGTTCGGCTACCTATACCAATTTAAATCCGGGCGATTATGTATTACATGTAAAACGGGTAGTTCCGGGGAATCCGGAAGGAGGAAAAGAATTGCAGCTATACATTACAGTACTTCCGCCATTTTGGAAAACGAAATGGTTTTTAACGCTGCTTATTTTATTTATTATTGGTTTGATTTATACCCTGGTTCATTTTTTCATCAATCGCGAAAAAATTAAAAGCCAGCTGGTTGTTGAACGACTTAATGCGCGTAAACTGCATGAGCTGGATATGTTAAAGCTGAAATTCTTCACCAACATTTCGCACGAAATCAGAACTCCTTTAACCTTAATACTTGGGCCTTTAAACAAGCTATTGAAAAACGAGGCTAGTCCTGCAGAAGTGAAAGAAAACCTGCAATTAATGCACCGAAATGCAAACAATCTCGATCGTTTAATAAATCAGTTACTCGATTTTAGAAAATTACAAACCGGCAATTTAAAACTTAATTTAACCGAAGCCGATATTGTACGTTTTATTGAAACACTGGTACATTCGTTTAACGATTTTGCAGATGAAAAACAGATACAATTAAAATTTACCACTTTAAAAAAGAAATTAACTGCGGTTTTCGATCACGATAAAATTGAAAAAATCATCAACAACCTGCTTTCAAATGCCTTTAAATTTACGGCTCCCGGAGGTTCGGTTTCTGTAACGCTTTCGCTTGTTTTTAACTCCGAAGACGATGATTTTCACAACACAAGCAAAGACAAACAATTTATTGAAATTACAGTTAAAGACACAGGCCGGGGAATTCCGCCGCAGAACATAAAAAAAATATTCAACCGCTTTTTTCAGTCTGATGAAGAAGATGGAAACTCAGGCGCCGGTATTGGATTGGCACTTGTTAAGGAATTGGTGAAACTGCACAAAGGCGAAATTTTTGTAAGCAGTAAAACCGGCATGGGAACTAAATTTACAATTCGAATACCGTACTTAGCTACCATTCAACACAAAACAACAGAAACGGCCAGTCTTCCAAAAGGAATAGACGCCGATTATATCGATCTGGAAAAACAGCTTGAAGAAAGCAGTGAAATACCGGGTGAAAAAATTATGTTGGTAGTTGACGACAATCCTGATGTACGTCAGTTTATCTCCAGCCATTTTAATTCAAGCTATAAAATAATTGAAGCCAAAAACGGAGATGAAGGTTGGGAGCTAGCGTTAAAAGCCATTCCCGACATTGTTATCAGCGATATTTTAATGCCTGTTTCGAATGGCTACGAGTTGTGCAAACGGATTAAAAACGACGAACGAACTTCTCATATTCCGGTATTGCTGCTTACTGCCATGCACTCAAAAGAGAATGAAATTAAAGGTTTAACCACCGGAGCCGACGACTACATTACCAAACCATTTGATTTGTCGGTATTGCAGGTTAAAGTTGAAAATGTGCTGTCTATCCGCGAATCGTTAAAACAAAAATACACTGGAACTGTGGTGCTCGAACCTAAAAATGTGGTAATTACTTCGCACGACGAAAAATTCCTGCAACGAGCCATCGAAATTGTAGAAGAAAATATTTCGGACAGCGAACTTGATATTGAAAATTTCTCGGTGAAAGTTGGAGTAAGCAGAATGCAGTTATACAGAAAACTGCATGCACTAACCGACATGACCGTAAAAGAGTTTATCCGACACATTCGTTTAAAGCGTGCCTCACAACTTCTATCGCAAAATAAAATGAACATTTCGGAGGTGGCTTACGAAGTTGGATTTAAAGATTTATCGCATTTCAGAAAGTGTTTTAAACGTGAATTTGGAATGAGTGCAAGCGAATACATTTCGCAGGAAAAGAAAGAAAAATAG
- a CDS encoding TonB-dependent receptor: MVNKKSKNQKLRLQSMLRFVVVLVLAQFIFAFTSYSQVVKGKITDQKTGEELPGVNVVIKGTTKGTITQIDGSYQIDVSGSDAVLMYSFIGYTPQEIPVNGKTEINVQLESASIGLDEVVAVGYGTARRRDLTGSMATMSSETLKKIPVANAAEAIKGRLPGVNIITTDGSPDAEVVIRVRGGGSVTQDNSPLYVVDGFIVSSIRDIPPTDISSINVLKDAAATAIYGAQAANGVILITTKSPTEGKTTVTYNGYVQVKTLPQERKYDVLDPYEFVMMQYEYAILRSESDLNNFEKYYGKYEDLELYQYKKPNDWQEELFGDPTVSQMHNISVSGGTKTTKISLSLSSNNDEGIMVGNGYKRNTINFKLNHEIAKSLKLETSARITDTKVDGAGTSGSSQLRVKNIITARPVNGIADELDIDLNSINSDDDYQSFLLSMINPLELAEQDWRQRNTKNYVLQGGLTWNPLKTLTLKTTISNSQTFDERLRYYGPLTSTAQQEGSSLPLGTINNYDNSSLRWLNTAQYVFEDLGEHSLDILLGHETYSNGGKSSGVRAIKFRESMQPDEMFANMALGELNSYGTSESTEQNRLSFFGRANYQFREKYLVTATVRSDMSSKFSKENRVGIFPAVALGWKINEEAFMAGADKVDELKLRVSYGTTGNDRISSNATKFLFDASTTRGPGMGTNTENAYYSPEGSTLYNPDLVWETTINRNLGLDFMMFNGRISGNIDLYNNTTKDLLLASAISPISGFSTQWNNIGSTSNKGFELMLNATLVETSDFTLRTNFNFGINKANIDELDGTDERFFQSNWASTDLKDRDDYYLAVGQTIGLIYGYVNDGMYTTSDFSAYDAVAGTYTLAEGVPNAKNTLGVSDVRPGYMKLKDLNNDGEINSLDRKVIGSALPNAIGGFSFDATYKGFDASILFNWSIGNDVYNSGKIDYNQLYRTRYGNMLSSMSSDKRFTYIDVDGTITGTAGGVITDLGQLAELNKDKTIWSGNTSFGQATAVVSDWAIEDGSFLRLSTLTVGYTLPSNLTSKVGISNLRFYATGYNLWLLTNYSGYDPEVSTSRSSSYGALTPGLDYSSYPRSRSFTFGVNVTF, translated from the coding sequence ATGGTAAACAAAAAAAGTAAAAATCAAAAACTACGATTGCAAAGTATGCTTCGTTTCGTGGTTGTTTTGGTTTTGGCTCAGTTTATTTTTGCCTTTACGTCCTATTCTCAGGTAGTAAAAGGTAAAATAACCGACCAAAAAACGGGTGAAGAACTTCCCGGGGTAAACGTTGTTATTAAAGGAACCACAAAAGGAACGATTACTCAAATCGACGGTTCTTACCAAATTGACGTTTCCGGTTCCGATGCAGTTCTGATGTATTCCTTTATAGGATATACTCCGCAGGAAATTCCGGTAAACGGAAAAACAGAAATTAATGTTCAGCTTGAAAGTGCCTCAATTGGTTTAGACGAAGTTGTTGCCGTTGGATACGGTACTGCACGTCGTCGCGATTTAACAGGATCAATGGCAACCATGTCGAGTGAAACTTTGAAAAAAATTCCGGTAGCAAACGCTGCTGAAGCCATCAAAGGTCGACTTCCCGGTGTTAACATTATTACTACTGACGGATCGCCCGATGCTGAAGTTGTAATACGTGTTCGTGGGGGTGGTTCTGTAACACAAGACAACTCTCCTCTTTATGTAGTTGACGGATTTATTGTAAGCAGTATCCGCGACATCCCTCCTACTGACATTTCGAGTATTAACGTATTAAAAGATGCGGCCGCAACTGCAATTTATGGTGCGCAGGCTGCAAACGGTGTAATCCTTATTACAACCAAAAGTCCTACCGAAGGTAAAACAACAGTAACTTACAACGGTTATGTTCAGGTTAAAACCTTACCACAGGAACGTAAATACGATGTACTCGATCCGTATGAATTTGTTATGATGCAGTATGAATACGCCATTTTACGTTCGGAGTCGGATTTGAACAATTTCGAAAAATACTACGGTAAATACGAAGACCTTGAACTGTACCAGTACAAAAAACCAAACGATTGGCAGGAAGAACTGTTTGGCGATCCTACGGTTTCGCAAATGCACAACATTAGTGTTAGCGGAGGAACAAAAACAACCAAAATTAGTTTGAGTTTATCAAGCAACAACGATGAAGGTATTATGGTAGGTAATGGTTACAAACGAAACACCATTAACTTTAAACTGAACCATGAAATTGCAAAATCGTTAAAACTGGAAACTTCTGCAAGAATCACCGACACTAAGGTTGACGGAGCAGGAACATCCGGAAGTTCGCAATTACGCGTTAAGAACATTATTACTGCCCGTCCGGTAAACGGTATTGCCGACGAGCTGGATATTGACTTAAACAGCATTAACAGCGACGACGACTACCAATCATTCTTACTTAGTATGATTAATCCGCTTGAACTGGCCGAACAAGACTGGAGACAGCGAAATACAAAAAACTATGTATTACAGGGAGGTTTAACCTGGAATCCGTTAAAAACGCTGACTTTAAAAACAACAATCTCGAATAGCCAGACTTTTGATGAACGTTTAAGGTATTACGGTCCGTTAACCAGTACTGCGCAGCAGGAAGGTAGTAGTTTACCGCTTGGTACCATTAACAATTACGACAACAGTTCTTTACGTTGGTTAAATACAGCTCAGTATGTATTCGAAGATTTGGGCGAACACAGCCTTGATATTTTATTAGGACACGAAACCTACTCAAACGGAGGTAAATCGAGCGGAGTTAGAGCAATCAAATTCAGAGAGTCGATGCAACCCGATGAAATGTTTGCCAATATGGCGTTGGGTGAGTTAAACTCTTACGGAACATCAGAATCTACCGAACAAAACCGTCTGTCTTTCTTTGGAAGAGCAAATTACCAATTCAGAGAAAAATACCTGGTTACAGCTACTGTACGTTCTGATATGTCGAGCAAATTCTCGAAAGAAAACAGAGTGGGTATTTTCCCTGCTGTTGCTTTGGGTTGGAAAATTAACGAAGAAGCTTTTATGGCAGGTGCCGACAAAGTGGATGAGTTAAAACTTCGTGTTAGTTACGGTACAACGGGTAACGACCGTATTTCGTCGAATGCTACCAAGTTTTTATTCGATGCAAGTACAACAAGAGGCCCGGGTATGGGTACCAACACCGAGAATGCTTATTATTCGCCGGAAGGATCAACTTTATACAACCCTGATTTGGTTTGGGAAACAACCATTAACCGAAACTTAGGTTTAGACTTTATGATGTTTAACGGTAGAATTAGCGGTAACATCGACTTGTATAACAATACAACCAAAGACTTACTTTTGGCATCGGCTATTTCTCCTATCTCGGGTTTTAGCACTCAATGGAACAACATTGGTAGTACATCGAATAAAGGTTTCGAATTAATGTTAAATGCAACATTGGTTGAAACTTCTGATTTTACCTTAAGAACCAATTTCAACTTTGGTATTAACAAAGCCAACATTGATGAATTAGACGGAACTGACGAGCGTTTCTTCCAGTCGAACTGGGCTAGTACCGACCTAAAAGACCGCGACGATTACTACCTGGCTGTTGGTCAGACTATTGGTTTAATTTACGGGTATGTAAACGATGGAATGTACACAACCAGCGATTTTAGTGCTTACGATGCTGTTGCCGGAACGTATACTTTGGCCGAAGGTGTTCCAAATGCAAAAAACACACTTGGAGTTAGCGACGTTCGTCCGGGTTACATGAAACTGAAAGATTTAAACAACGATGGCGAAATCAACAGCCTCGACCGAAAAGTGATCGGAAGCGCGCTGCCAAATGCAATTGGAGGTTTTAGTTTTGACGCAACTTACAAAGGTTTTGATGCTTCAATTCTGTTTAACTGGTCGATTGGAAACGATGTATACAACTCGGGTAAAATTGATTACAACCAACTTTACAGAACCCGTTACGGAAATATGTTGAGCTCAATGAGTTCGGACAAACGTTTTACTTACATCGATGTTGACGGAACAATAACAGGAACAGCAGGTGGTGTAATTACCGATTTAGGTCAGTTGGCTGAGTTAAACAAAGACAAAACAATTTGGAGCGGTAATACTTCATTTGGTCAGGCAACCGCTGTTGTTAGCGATTGGGCTATCGAAGATGGATCATTCTTACGTCTAAGTACTCTAACTGTTGGATATACATTGCCTTCTAACTTAACTTCGAAAGTGGGCATTTCCAACTTACGTTTCTACGCAACAGGTTACAACTTGTGGTTATTAACCAATTACTCAGGATACGATCCCGAAGTAAGTACTTCAAGAAGCAGCAGCTACGGTGCCTTAACTCCGGGTCTCGATTATTCATCGTACCCACGTAGCCGTTCGTTCACTTTTGGTGTTAATGTAACTTTCTAA
- a CDS encoding carbamate kinase, translated as MKKKLAVIALGGNAILRGNEAGTIVQQEKNVTDTLENLVHLIKQGYEIVITHGNGPQVGNILMRNDAGEQLYNIAPMPLNICVADSQGGIGFMIERMMRNVLNKHGIQKNVISMVTLVEISKDDPAFQNPSKRVGKVYNQQEAERLTKEKKWIFKTSSKTPNGFRRVVPSPVPKSIVNREIIEQLTENGNIVIAAGGGGIPVYYDENNDVRTLDAVIDKDMASSLLATNIKADELYILTDVSFIYKDFGLETQEKLEFLDYNDTLKHLENGTFAEGTMEPKIRACLNFIKNGGSKSVITEATKLEDKSYGSKITMNYE; from the coding sequence ATGAAAAAGAAATTGGCCGTTATTGCATTGGGCGGAAACGCCATACTTCGTGGCAATGAAGCAGGAACAATTGTTCAGCAGGAAAAAAACGTAACTGATACGCTTGAGAACCTGGTGCATTTGATTAAACAGGGATACGAAATTGTAATTACACACGGTAACGGACCGCAGGTGGGAAACATATTAATGCGCAACGATGCAGGCGAACAATTGTACAACATTGCACCCATGCCACTAAACATTTGTGTTGCCGATTCGCAGGGTGGAATAGGATTTATGATTGAACGAATGATGCGTAATGTTTTAAACAAACACGGCATTCAAAAGAATGTTATTTCCATGGTTACGCTGGTTGAGATCAGCAAAGATGATCCGGCGTTTCAAAATCCGTCGAAACGTGTCGGGAAAGTCTACAACCAGCAGGAAGCAGAAAGACTTACAAAAGAAAAGAAATGGATTTTTAAAACGTCATCGAAAACTCCAAACGGATTCAGAAGAGTAGTCCCCTCGCCAGTTCCCAAGAGTATTGTCAACCGCGAAATAATTGAACAACTTACAGAAAACGGCAACATTGTTATTGCTGCCGGCGGTGGCGGAATTCCGGTGTATTACGACGAAAACAACGACGTAAGAACCCTTGATGCAGTAATTGACAAAGACATGGCTTCGAGCTTGCTTGCCACAAATATTAAGGCCGACGAACTCTACATACTCACCGATGTTTCATTTATTTACAAAGACTTTGGACTTGAAACCCAGGAGAAACTGGAATTTTTGGATTACAACGATACTTTGAAACACCTTGAAAATGGTACCTTTGCTGAAGGCACAATGGAACCAAAAATAAGAGCCTGCCTTAATTTTATTAAAAACGGAGGGAGCAAGAGTGTAATTACAGAAGCAACCAAACTGGAAGATAAAAGTTACGGTTCAAAAATTACAATGAACTACGAATAA